The Verrucomicrobiota bacterium genome window below encodes:
- a CDS encoding polysaccharide deacetylase family protein translates to MRTRLTITLLYIILAPPITLLCLRLGSWWALLFQFSSHLVLVLNTLMPKWQGFGPVYTHFGPRGAEVWITIDDGPDPTTTPDMLKVLARHSARATFFLIGEKVRAHPELVHRILAAGHQIGNHTETHPQFRFWGLGPSALKKELIGFEEACATLGLPCPALFRAPVGMKNPFLHPHLIARGLVPVAWTLRAYDTRHRNASLILRRLVGGVRPGAILLLHEGVGETVTALDQLLAWLSEQSYRTVLPSLDQLRTRPVPRHQRSGSVQVDSFRAPPLNRNAAGPNSRMQSFYAALAAALEERLAVIGDQTLRTRQPELQIEKLQAVSARIDALKAQLPADADPMLRHYLDRMSLSKALEFIRERHLASRG, encoded by the coding sequence GTGCGCACTCGCCTTACCATCACGCTCCTTTACATCATCCTGGCGCCACCCATTACCTTGCTTTGCCTGCGATTGGGCTCCTGGTGGGCCCTCCTGTTCCAATTCAGTTCACACCTGGTCCTTGTCCTGAACACCCTGATGCCTAAATGGCAGGGCTTCGGTCCGGTCTATACGCACTTCGGACCCCGGGGTGCCGAAGTCTGGATCACGATCGATGATGGACCGGACCCGACGACCACCCCGGACATGTTGAAGGTATTAGCCAGGCATTCCGCTCGAGCCACATTTTTCTTGATCGGCGAGAAGGTGCGGGCACACCCGGAACTGGTGCACCGGATCCTGGCGGCGGGCCATCAGATCGGCAACCACACCGAAACGCACCCGCAATTCCGTTTCTGGGGGCTTGGACCGTCCGCCTTGAAGAAAGAACTTATCGGTTTTGAGGAGGCCTGCGCCACGCTCGGCCTGCCGTGTCCGGCGCTGTTCCGGGCGCCGGTGGGGATGAAAAATCCGTTCCTCCATCCGCACCTGATCGCCCGAGGGTTGGTCCCGGTGGCGTGGACCCTCCGGGCGTATGACACTCGTCATCGAAACGCCTCCTTGATCCTGCGCCGTCTCGTCGGCGGAGTCCGTCCCGGCGCCATCCTTTTGCTCCATGAGGGGGTGGGGGAAACCGTGACCGCTCTGGACCAATTGCTGGCTTGGTTGTCGGAACAGAGCTATCGCACCGTGCTTCCATCTCTGGATCAACTTCGGACCAGGCCGGTCCCGCGGCATCAGCGGAGTGGCAGCGTCCAGGTTGATTCTTTTCGCGCCCCTCCCTTGAACCGGAACGCCGCTGGTCCAAACTCTCGTATGCAAAGCTTTTACGCGGCGCTTGCGGCCGCCCTGGAAGAGAGACTCGCCGTTATCGGCGACCAGACCCTGCGAACCCGGCAGCCGGAACTGCAAATCGAAAAATTGCAGGCGGTATCCGCCCGGATTGATGCCCTGAAGGCGCAGCTGCCGGCGGACGCCGATCCCATGTTGAGGCACTACCTGGACCGTATGAGCCTGAGCAAGGCCCTCGAGTTCATCCGCGAGCGCCACCTTGCCTCGCGCGGGTAG
- a CDS encoding metallophosphoesterase family protein, with protein sequence MQIAVLADIHGNLPALLAVLDDLATVAPDLVIAAGDFQNRGPQPREVTELLFSRGWPMLRGNHEDYVLHQSAGMEVLDIADHYNWLPARWTASVTRCRLDAIRALPIALALKGPNGDSVVVAHGSPRSNAEGFFPSTSDRAAREMCGEPPPAVLCCGHTHFPLIRRVDSTLVFNVGSVGFPFDGDQRAAYGVLCFRNGKWHADLRRVPYPVDQVIGFFRKDGFYDNVGPLGHIIRRELESARPHLTAFYQLFGPLLRDRRLTIFQAVDAYLEMSQTAIEEEYLKMRRKRS encoded by the coding sequence ATGCAGATTGCGGTCCTGGCTGACATCCACGGAAATCTCCCGGCGTTGCTCGCGGTGCTGGACGACCTTGCCACCGTTGCGCCTGACCTCGTGATTGCGGCCGGCGATTTTCAAAACCGGGGCCCGCAGCCGCGTGAAGTCACGGAGCTGCTATTCTCGCGCGGATGGCCGATGTTGAGAGGTAATCACGAGGATTACGTCCTGCATCAGAGCGCCGGCATGGAGGTTCTCGATATTGCCGACCATTATAACTGGCTCCCGGCCCGCTGGACCGCGAGCGTCACCCGGTGCCGGTTGGACGCGATCCGCGCCCTGCCCATTGCCCTCGCCTTGAAGGGCCCGAACGGTGACTCGGTGGTTGTCGCCCATGGGTCGCCCCGATCCAATGCGGAAGGCTTTTTCCCGTCGACTTCGGACCGGGCCGCGCGCGAGATGTGCGGTGAGCCTCCGCCCGCCGTCCTTTGCTGCGGCCACACCCATTTCCCGCTCATCCGCCGGGTGGATTCAACCCTCGTTTTCAACGTCGGTTCGGTCGGCTTTCCTTTCGATGGTGACCAGCGTGCGGCCTACGGTGTCCTTTGTTTCCGTAACGGCAAATGGCACGCCGACCTTCGACGGGTACCGTACCCGGTTGATCAGGTGATCGGTTTCTTTCGTAAAGACGGCTTTTACGACAACGTCGGACCGCTGGGGCATATCATCCGGCGCGAACTCGAGAGCGCCCGTCCGCACCTCACCGCTTTTTACCAACTCTTCGGCCCGCTGCTCCGGGACCGGCGACTCACCATCTTTCAGGCCGTTGACGCCTACCTGGAAATGTCCCAGACGGCAATCGAGGAAGAATACCTGAAGATGCGCCGGAAACGAAGCTAA
- a CDS encoding MBL fold metallo-hydrolase, with product MAELLVLGSAAGYPCPRTGHASYLLTAGGHQVLVDAGEPCSRTLAEHNLYPSTLDAVFITHGHADHTGGLPMLLQTAIILERDKPLTLVLPEELIEPLRHWLEATYAGPSVSTFPMQFVAWEQQPVFEGFGLTVTPKPTRHLEYLRKKSTLPLHAFSLRITVEQGVDLVFSGDLGGPEDLDSQLTQPVELLVCELAHFEPERLLEYLAQKPRINRLVLTHMAERLAGRGSELVARARDLLPHTLTLVAEDGLRLGL from the coding sequence ATGGCAGAGCTTCTCGTTCTTGGGTCGGCTGCGGGCTATCCATGCCCGCGGACCGGGCACGCCTCTTATCTTCTCACGGCCGGTGGTCACCAGGTCCTGGTGGACGCGGGCGAACCCTGCAGCCGCACGCTCGCCGAGCACAACCTTTACCCGAGTACCCTCGACGCCGTGTTCATCACCCACGGGCACGCGGATCATACCGGCGGGCTACCGATGCTGCTGCAAACCGCCATTATCCTGGAACGCGACAAACCGCTGACGCTGGTTCTGCCGGAGGAACTGATCGAGCCCTTGCGGCACTGGCTGGAAGCAACCTACGCCGGGCCGTCCGTGTCCACGTTTCCGATGCAGTTTGTGGCTTGGGAGCAGCAACCGGTTTTCGAAGGGTTCGGTTTAACGGTCACGCCCAAACCTACCCGGCACCTCGAATACCTTCGCAAAAAGAGCACCCTTCCGCTGCACGCTTTCAGCCTCCGCATCACCGTAGAACAAGGGGTGGATCTCGTTTTTTCCGGCGACCTTGGCGGACCCGAGGACCTGGACAGCCAGTTAACGCAGCCGGTCGAGCTTCTGGTCTGCGAACTGGCCCATTTCGAACCGGAACGGCTATTGGAATACCTGGCCCAGAAACCGCGGATCAACCGGCTCGTCCTCACTCACATGGCTGAGCGGCTCGCGGGTCGGGGTAGCGAATTGGTCGCGCGCGCCCGGGATCTGCTCCCGCACACGTTGACCCTTGTGGCTGAGGACGGCCTGCGCCTGGGGCTTTAG
- a CDS encoding ATPase: protein MSTKKKKPEEENGTPTPGVRHRIVAPIQVRGNIGKSTEAIVRGEWMRARGIEWQGFDLDQDNRTFSDTFPEEVKRVELSAEPHSDLIRILRSGTQARVTTIDPRAHLQSLILETLKMLRFPELAAGEGCRLTVLVFPIDELSDMDDIDRTVAELGGSVDWVIVRNPLLQRRTRMFDGSELEAELLRLGAATLTLPALLSDTRTYLRSKEVKLGRAVSPAEALKNPEIDLHITHRMVLEDWLRKLFRQYDLVAGHFLPSEEAGRITAPEPEEVATVASRPQKRGARVNLANIE, encoded by the coding sequence ATGAGCACCAAAAAGAAGAAACCTGAGGAAGAAAATGGAACGCCCACCCCCGGCGTACGCCACCGCATCGTGGCGCCGATTCAAGTCCGGGGCAACATCGGCAAATCGACTGAGGCGATCGTGCGCGGCGAATGGATGCGCGCACGCGGCATCGAATGGCAAGGATTCGATCTGGACCAGGACAATCGTACTTTCAGCGACACGTTTCCTGAAGAGGTTAAACGGGTCGAACTCTCCGCTGAACCGCACTCCGATCTCATTCGCATCCTGCGCTCCGGGACCCAGGCCAGGGTGACCACCATCGACCCGCGGGCACACCTCCAGTCGCTCATCCTGGAAACGTTGAAAATGCTGAGATTCCCGGAACTGGCCGCCGGTGAGGGATGCCGCCTGACGGTGCTCGTGTTCCCCATCGATGAACTCAGCGATATGGACGACATCGATCGTACCGTGGCTGAGTTGGGCGGTTCGGTCGATTGGGTCATCGTTCGCAATCCCCTCCTGCAGCGCCGGACCCGGATGTTTGACGGATCGGAGCTCGAAGCCGAACTGCTGCGGCTGGGTGCCGCTACCCTGACGTTACCCGCACTTTTGTCGGACACGCGCACTTACCTTCGCTCGAAAGAGGTCAAACTCGGCAGGGCCGTCAGCCCGGCCGAAGCGCTCAAGAACCCTGAAATCGACCTGCACATCACCCACCGCATGGTTCTGGAAGACTGGCTCCGGAAACTGTTCCGGCAGTACGACCTTGTTGCCGGACACTTCCTGCCGAGTGAAGAAGCGGGACGAATCACCGCTCCTGAGCCGGAGGAAGTTGCCACCGTGGCGAGCCGCCCGCAGAAGCGGGGTGCCAGGGTTAACCTCGCAAACATCGAGTAA